One genomic window of Caballeronia sp. SBC1 includes the following:
- a CDS encoding efflux transporter outer membrane subunit, which translates to MVLPVVVCTTLLSGCIDVNVPDYKRPDTPAKTTWSQTAKALVSPADTIRLDWWKQFQDPYLDSLVSRAIAGNFDIKILAARVSVAGGQINEARAGALPTADFGAGAEFDKTTGQALVKQYNVATQVNWDIDIWGAVEKGVQAQKAEYRASEADWRAGYLTLVSDVSTTYFQILQFDDQIDQQQKTLRTNQQILTIYEGMAKNGLVPNTQVLTQRAEINRLTKDLLELHRARDLANNALATLIGVPAGEFTVPVGQLEKRVQIPVVPAGLPAQLMARRPDVVAAEYRVLEAYDVVGQAKLNQLPTISLTGRGGTASFALTDLLKSFTFSFLPSINIPLLDPSVRAHVKTTEAQTIVVEQQYRRTVMGAFEEVENALVNLDAHTKQRAELQEEVGHLKVVAAQIEAQLKEGVVSQLEVFETERTLLAAELALLENHQQLLSDTVTLYKSLGGGWPAVDVQKTDQASDPTSAHDAHAQLAATQESTQESSKGATN; encoded by the coding sequence ATGGTGCTTCCTGTCGTTGTTTGCACGACACTTCTCAGTGGTTGCATCGATGTAAATGTGCCGGACTACAAGCGTCCTGACACCCCTGCCAAGACCACGTGGTCGCAAACGGCGAAGGCGCTTGTCTCACCGGCCGACACCATTAGGCTCGACTGGTGGAAGCAGTTCCAGGACCCGTATCTCGACTCCCTCGTCAGTCGCGCCATAGCGGGCAACTTCGATATCAAGATTCTCGCGGCGCGTGTGTCGGTCGCAGGTGGTCAGATCAACGAGGCGCGTGCCGGAGCCCTTCCTACCGCCGATTTCGGCGCGGGCGCGGAGTTTGATAAAACCACGGGGCAGGCCCTCGTGAAGCAATACAACGTCGCCACGCAGGTGAACTGGGACATCGACATCTGGGGTGCGGTCGAGAAGGGCGTGCAGGCGCAGAAGGCCGAATATCGCGCGTCGGAAGCTGATTGGCGCGCGGGCTACCTCACGCTTGTGTCGGATGTCTCGACGACCTACTTCCAGATTCTTCAGTTCGATGACCAGATCGACCAGCAGCAAAAAACGCTGCGTACCAACCAGCAGATCCTGACCATCTACGAAGGCATGGCGAAGAACGGCCTCGTGCCGAACACGCAGGTCCTGACGCAGCGCGCGGAAATCAATCGTTTGACCAAAGACCTGCTCGAACTGCATCGTGCCCGCGATCTGGCAAACAACGCGTTGGCCACATTGATCGGCGTTCCGGCTGGCGAGTTCACCGTGCCGGTCGGGCAGCTCGAGAAGCGCGTGCAGATTCCCGTCGTGCCGGCGGGCTTGCCGGCGCAATTGATGGCGCGGCGACCCGACGTCGTGGCGGCCGAATACCGCGTACTGGAAGCGTATGACGTCGTGGGGCAGGCGAAGCTTAATCAGTTGCCGACTATCAGCCTCACCGGCCGCGGCGGTACGGCGAGTTTCGCCCTGACCGATTTATTGAAGTCCTTCACGTTCAGCTTCTTGCCCAGCATCAATATTCCGCTGCTGGACCCAAGCGTCAGGGCACATGTCAAGACAACGGAGGCACAGACGATCGTGGTTGAGCAACAGTATCGACGCACCGTGATGGGCGCGTTCGAAGAGGTGGAGAACGCCCTGGTCAACCTCGACGCGCATACGAAACAGCGCGCCGAACTGCAGGAAGAGGTGGGGCACCTGAAAGTGGTGGCCGCCCAGATTGAAGCGCAACTGAAGGAAGGCGTGGTGTCGCAACTGGAAGTCTTCGAAACTGAACGTACCCTGCTCGCGGCAGAACTGGCGTTGCTCGAAAACCATCAGCAACTGCTCTCCGACACGGTCACCCTCTATAAGTCGCTGGGCGGCGGATGGCCGGCGGTTGATGTTCAAAAGACGGACCAGGCAAGCGACCCGACTAGCGCGCATGATGCGCACGCTCAGCTTGCCGCAACTCAGGAATCAACTCAGGAATCAAGTAAGGGAGCAACGAACTAA
- a CDS encoding DUF4399 domain-containing protein, producing MLAFMTVLMPSRSFPAARTPSPPGAEAYIIWPPDGAVITGGKLWVRMGLRNMGVCPKGINMPNVGHHHLLIDTDLPPFDQEIPSDRQHLHFGAGETDARIELPPGKHTLQLLMGDYNHVPHDPPIYSKKITITMR from the coding sequence ATGCTCGCTTTCATGACGGTGCTCATGCCGTCGCGTTCGTTCCCGGCCGCGCGCACGCCGTCGCCCCCTGGCGCGGAGGCATACATCATCTGGCCGCCCGACGGCGCGGTGATCACAGGCGGAAAACTCTGGGTCCGGATGGGTCTGCGCAACATGGGCGTGTGCCCGAAGGGCATCAACATGCCCAATGTAGGACACCATCACTTGCTGATCGATACGGATTTGCCTCCGTTTGATCAGGAAATTCCCTCAGACCGCCAGCATCTGCATTTCGGTGCGGGTGAAACCGACGCGCGAATCGAGTTGCCGCCGGGCAAGCACACGCTGCAGTTGCTCATGGGCGACTACAACCACGTGCCGCACGATCCCCCGATCTATTCGAAGAAGATCACGATCACCATGCGATGA
- a CDS encoding DUF4399 domain-containing protein, with amino-acid sequence MKKFCAAAAIAVSLISGSGSALAGPTPAPAAAYAYIGYPNNGQTLPAGKPFRVWFGLRYMGVAPRGVQYPNTGHHHLLIDTDLPSSFDEEIPSDRQHLHFGAGETETTLELPPGKHTLQLLMGDYMHVPHNPPVYSKKITIYVK; translated from the coding sequence ATGAAGAAATTTTGCGCTGCCGCGGCGATCGCGGTCTCGCTGATATCCGGGTCCGGTTCTGCGCTGGCTGGTCCTACGCCCGCGCCAGCCGCCGCATACGCGTATATTGGCTATCCGAACAATGGTCAGACGCTTCCTGCAGGCAAGCCATTTCGCGTGTGGTTCGGGTTGCGTTACATGGGCGTTGCCCCGCGTGGCGTGCAATATCCGAATACCGGCCACCATCATTTGTTGATCGACACCGACCTGCCCTCATCATTCGATGAAGAGATCCCCTCCGACCGCCAGCATCTGCATTTCGGTGCGGGCGAAACGGAGACCACACTTGAGTTGCCCCCCGGCAAGCACACACTGCAATTGCTGATGGGCGACTACATGCACGTCCCGCACAACCCCCCTGTTTATTCGAAGAAGATCACGATCTACGTTAAGTGA
- a CDS encoding serine/threonine protein kinase: MTSLAQAIRTYQSSGASRDEFLILVDSALSVDDTSPGRLLEILREEQARTPLPADLYAAVHRRIEQASLASHGADAEETRLQTSPGALQQRTPPPFSSQPASPPASQPASQSSPPARDFVISDTDQVKEVGDTLNGRFVLEECLGVGGMGTVYKALDLRKLEASDRRPYIAIKVLNLQFRGNPKSLIALQREAKKAQALGHRNIVTVYDFDRDGPVVYLTMEYLSGKPLSRILRTPEFKGMPYAEALPIFKGMANALAYAHERGFVHCDFKPANVFLTDTGEVKVIDFGIARVFQRPEEETDVTIFDPGSLGALTPAYASPEMLEHREPDPRDDIYALGCTTYELLTGRHPFDRVPATQARSSGLKPQRPDGLGTRQWRALRTSLAFERNARMPTVTHFLQEFGDTQKLSGLSGAAVKAAVSAGVVAVVAAGGYFYASSHRTAPQENAAAPAEKVIAAPVMPAVPALSLATVAPVLASVPCSALVASVQDQVLSVSGYLGRSYGTQKLRTTLSQIPGVTNPSVQVQEVDDDKCDMLKLIAPYLTTGRPASIQTRDHNTQLTEGQPLIVQVTTPPYDSWVNIDYFQLDGSVVHLLPNARSKDNQAPPNYAATIGSAGDWIVSKPFGSEMIVLLVTPTALFDTIRPDSEPRADYLRAVEKRLADIANKFGRDKIAVDLVQIDTHPRKQ; the protein is encoded by the coding sequence ATGACCAGTCTTGCGCAAGCTATCCGAACCTACCAAAGCAGTGGTGCATCGCGTGATGAGTTTCTAATACTCGTCGATAGCGCGTTGTCCGTCGACGACACATCGCCCGGGCGCCTCCTCGAAATACTTCGCGAAGAACAAGCCAGGACGCCGCTGCCAGCCGACCTGTATGCGGCAGTGCATCGGCGGATAGAGCAGGCGTCGCTGGCGAGTCATGGCGCGGATGCCGAAGAGACTCGCCTGCAGACTTCGCCAGGCGCGTTGCAACAACGGACGCCGCCGCCGTTCTCTTCACAACCGGCTTCACCGCCCGCCTCACAACCGGCTTCCCAATCCTCTCCGCCCGCGCGCGATTTCGTGATCTCGGACACGGATCAGGTCAAGGAGGTGGGTGACACTCTCAACGGGCGCTTCGTGCTCGAGGAATGTCTTGGTGTGGGCGGCATGGGGACCGTCTACAAGGCGCTCGACCTGCGCAAGCTCGAAGCCTCCGATCGCCGTCCGTACATTGCGATCAAAGTGCTGAATCTGCAGTTTCGCGGTAATCCGAAATCGCTCATTGCATTGCAGCGCGAAGCCAAGAAGGCGCAGGCGCTTGGGCATCGAAACATCGTGACGGTGTACGACTTCGATCGCGATGGCCCAGTGGTTTACCTGACCATGGAATATTTGTCCGGCAAGCCGCTGAGCCGGATCTTGCGGACTCCGGAGTTCAAGGGCATGCCGTACGCGGAGGCCTTGCCGATCTTCAAAGGTATGGCAAATGCGCTTGCCTACGCGCACGAGCGTGGTTTCGTGCATTGCGACTTCAAACCCGCCAATGTGTTCCTCACCGATACCGGCGAGGTGAAGGTCATCGACTTCGGGATTGCCCGCGTGTTCCAGCGGCCCGAAGAAGAGACCGACGTCACGATCTTCGATCCCGGCAGTCTCGGCGCGCTGACGCCCGCTTATGCGAGCCCGGAGATGCTGGAGCATCGCGAGCCCGATCCGCGCGACGACATCTATGCACTCGGCTGCACGACCTACGAGTTGCTGACTGGACGGCATCCCTTCGACCGCGTACCCGCAACCCAGGCGCGCAGCTCGGGCCTCAAGCCGCAGCGTCCCGATGGTCTGGGGACGCGGCAATGGCGGGCGCTGAGGACGTCGCTCGCATTCGAGCGCAACGCGCGCATGCCGACGGTCACGCACTTCCTGCAGGAATTCGGCGATACCCAAAAGCTCAGCGGGTTGTCCGGCGCCGCGGTCAAGGCGGCTGTCTCGGCGGGCGTAGTCGCCGTGGTGGCGGCGGGCGGCTATTTCTATGCGTCATCGCATCGCACCGCACCGCAGGAGAACGCCGCTGCGCCGGCAGAGAAAGTCATCGCGGCGCCGGTCATGCCGGCTGTCCCCGCGCTTTCACTCGCGACGGTTGCCCCCGTGCTCGCGAGTGTGCCGTGTTCGGCACTGGTCGCGTCGGTGCAGGACCAGGTGCTTAGTGTGAGCGGCTATCTTGGCCGGAGCTATGGCACGCAGAAGTTGCGCACGACGCTGAGCCAGATTCCAGGTGTCACCAATCCCAGCGTGCAGGTTCAGGAAGTCGACGACGATAAATGCGACATGCTCAAGCTGATCGCGCCTTATTTGACGACTGGCCGGCCGGCATCGATACAAACACGGGATCACAATACGCAGTTGACTGAAGGCCAGCCGCTGATCGTTCAGGTCACCACGCCGCCCTACGATTCATGGGTCAATATCGACTATTTTCAACTCGATGGCAGCGTGGTCCACCTGCTGCCGAACGCACGTTCGAAGGACAATCAGGCGCCGCCTAACTACGCCGCAACTATTGGGAGCGCGGGCGACTGGATCGTCTCGAAGCCGTTCGGCTCGGAGATGATCGTGCTGCTCGTCACGCCCACCGCCCTGTTCGATACGATCAGGCCCGACAGCGAGCCGCGAGCGGATTATCTGCGAGCGGTGGAGAAGCGGCTCGCCGACATCGCGAACAAATTCGGGCGTGACAAGATCGCCGTGGATCTCGTTCAGATCGACACGCATCCGCGCAAACAATAA
- a CDS encoding SUMF1/EgtB/PvdO family nonheme iron enzyme produces MWRNLWLAVLLGAVVFSSGATKQNGAVHPRRLALVIGNANYGDHSLANAARDAAATSKMLTQLGFEVMTYSNLDRARMNEAVQEFNKRLAAGGVGLVYFAGHAIQVGKSTLLLPVDAQRSPVAPITQGIDLNSILAGMSASRSDQLNLIVLDTCLNNPYDPANVSIVRPPSRTIVAYAAAPGAYAADGTRHGTYTAALLRAINQPGRNIEDVLHDVARSVSLATAGQQVPWMTEGPAAAADRFQFAPSTLPASHSYNRRSTMAAETVVQFQSRGILPKDSSEEYELTFWESIKDSTYPSDYEAYLKAYPNGRFATLAHARIDRLRAAASATKAQPPAQADHARAVTPPPPPVTPAPSPAGKAAAASTPPTPAPTPAIKTVATAAGEIKDCATCPALVSLPGGTFEMGSNSDDPAERPVHRVSIGRPFAIGKYEVTIEQWNACADATGCPRIDMEGNVSKSAPVRNLSWDDAQVYVKWLSKTTGKTYRLPTEAEWEYAARGGTTTTYWWGNEMRKGYADCKDCGEPWRKDSPVNVGSFLPNPFGLFDMNGSVWEWVGDCWHSSYKGAPADGRVWDEPGCPMRVIRGGSWPDGAAYMQSSTRFKYSASVRQSQNGMRVARDMK; encoded by the coding sequence ATGTGGCGAAATCTGTGGCTCGCGGTCCTGCTAGGAGCGGTCGTATTCAGTAGCGGCGCTACTAAGCAGAATGGTGCGGTGCATCCGCGCCGTCTCGCGCTGGTCATCGGTAATGCGAACTATGGCGATCATTCGCTCGCCAACGCCGCGCGCGACGCGGCGGCGACCAGCAAGATGCTGACCCAGCTCGGCTTCGAGGTCATGACGTACTCGAACCTGGATCGCGCCCGCATGAACGAAGCGGTTCAAGAATTCAACAAGCGCCTGGCTGCTGGCGGTGTCGGGCTGGTCTATTTCGCCGGACATGCGATCCAGGTCGGCAAATCCACGCTGCTGCTGCCCGTCGACGCGCAGAGGTCACCTGTAGCTCCAATCACGCAGGGCATCGACTTGAACAGCATTCTTGCGGGCATGTCGGCATCCCGCAGCGACCAACTCAATCTGATCGTGCTCGATACCTGTCTGAACAATCCATACGACCCCGCCAACGTGAGCATTGTGCGGCCGCCCTCGCGGACGATCGTTGCGTATGCGGCCGCGCCCGGCGCATACGCGGCCGACGGCACGCGGCATGGCACGTACACCGCGGCATTGTTGCGCGCGATCAACCAGCCGGGGCGAAATATTGAAGACGTGCTGCACGATGTCGCGCGATCCGTGAGCCTTGCGACCGCGGGGCAGCAGGTGCCGTGGATGACGGAAGGACCGGCTGCGGCGGCAGACAGGTTCCAGTTCGCACCGTCCACTCTGCCAGCGAGCCATAGCTACAACCGCCGAAGCACCATGGCGGCCGAAACCGTGGTTCAGTTTCAAAGCCGGGGGATTCTTCCTAAGGATAGCAGCGAAGAATACGAACTTACCTTCTGGGAGTCGATCAAGGACAGCACCTACCCAAGCGACTATGAAGCGTATTTGAAGGCCTATCCCAACGGGCGCTTTGCCACGCTCGCGCACGCCCGTATCGACCGGCTTCGCGCCGCCGCCTCCGCCACGAAGGCGCAACCACCGGCTCAGGCCGACCATGCCCGCGCAGTAACTCCGCCGCCCCCGCCCGTTACGCCCGCACCGTCGCCTGCGGGAAAGGCTGCGGCCGCTTCCACGCCGCCTACCCCTGCTCCCACTCCGGCCATCAAGACAGTTGCTACTGCCGCTGGCGAGATCAAGGACTGCGCCACGTGCCCGGCGCTGGTTTCGCTACCGGGCGGTACGTTCGAAATGGGCAGTAATTCTGACGATCCTGCCGAACGCCCCGTGCATCGGGTCAGCATTGGCCGGCCGTTCGCTATCGGCAAATATGAAGTGACCATCGAGCAGTGGAACGCGTGCGCGGATGCAACGGGGTGTCCGCGAATCGATATGGAAGGCAATGTCTCGAAGTCCGCACCCGTGCGAAATTTAAGCTGGGACGACGCGCAGGTCTACGTCAAATGGCTGTCCAAGACGACCGGCAAGACGTATCGGCTCCCGACTGAAGCCGAGTGGGAATACGCCGCGCGCGGCGGTACCACCACGACCTACTGGTGGGGCAACGAGATGCGCAAGGGGTATGCCGACTGCAAGGACTGCGGCGAGCCGTGGCGCAAGGATAGTCCGGTGAACGTGGGCTCGTTCCTGCCTAACCCCTTCGGCCTCTTCGACATGAACGGCAGCGTGTGGGAATGGGTCGGCGACTGCTGGCACAGCTCTTACAAGGGCGCGCCGGCGGACGGCCGTGTGTGGGATGAGCCGGGCTGCCCGATGCGCGTCATCCGCGGCGGCTCGTGGCCCGACGGCGCGGCCTACATGCAGTCGTCCACGCGGTTCAAATACAGCGCCAGCGTACGGCAATCGCAGAACGGCATGCGCGTGGCACGCGACATGAAATGA